Part of the Corynebacterium canis genome is shown below.
GAGGTTGCGATCCGGAGCTTCTCGGTGCGATGTATTCATAACTGGCGGCCTCCTGAAAACGGGTGAAATCACATTGGTAGCACGGCTAGCCGAACATGCGTCCGGCTCAAGCCTGCCTTTCTATTGTTGCATTAGTGCCGCCGAGATTGTCCCCTTTTTCCACCCGAATTGGGGCCTTCTGCCATACTGTTCGAGTGGCAGAGAATAAACCCCGTATGTTCCAAGACGGGAAAGACATTTCAATGACCTTGTTGGTCCTGCTGGTGCTCATGCTGCTCTCGGTGGGCTTTACGGGGTTGTGTTCGTTCAACCCGGGGGCACCCGAAAACGGGCCGGTGCGCGCCGTGGATGCGCGCCAATTTCTCGACCTCGAAGCCCGCGCCATGAAGTTCCCCGTCCGGCTGCCCGAGGTCCCGGAAGGCTGGACCGCCAATTCCGCCCGCCGCACCAGCGTGAACCAACAGCCCGCACCTGTGATCGGTTGGGTCACCAAGGACGGCGCCTACCTGCAGCTCACCCAGACGGACGCCCCGGTAGACAAGGCGATCAAGACCATCAAGGAACCCTCGGACGAGGTGGATCCCGTCACCGTCGCCGGCCAATCCTTCCGCCACTTTGTTCCAACCGACGGCAGCGGTGACGATACCTGGATCGCGGACCTCGGCGATGTGCGCTTTATTATCCTCGGCACCGCCGGCGACCAAGAGTTCGAACAGCTGGCCAGCGCGGCGGTGCGGGCGCAGCCGATCGCTATCTCCTAATCGGCCTCCGCCCGCCCAATCGCCTCCTCGACGCGGGCGCGGGCCCCGGCCAAATGCTCCTCGCAACGCTTGGCCAGCGCCTCGCCGCGCTCCCAAAACGCCAGGGATTCATCGAGGCTCATCTGGCCCAGCTCCAAAATCTTGACAATCTCCACCAGCTCATCGCGGGCGGCCTCGTAGGAAAGTTCATCCACGGGGGTAAACGGCTGCGGGGTGCCGGAACCGATATTATTCATCGCAATAGTCCTTAAATTAGTCAGCTAGGGGGTTTAGTTCGCGGGGGTTGTGCCAATAGACGCCGCGGTGATCGAGCCATCGCCAACGCGGATGCGCAGCTGGCTGCCCGGCGGCGCCTGCTCGATCGAGGTGACCACGTCGGCGCCCACCTGCACGATGGCGTAGCCGCGCGCCAATGTGGCCGCAGGGCCGAGGCTGCCGATGCGGGCCCGCAGCGCGGCGGTTTCCGCCTCCGCACGCCGCACCAATTGCACGATATCCCGCCGCATCAGCCGCAGGCCTTGCTCGATCTCCTCCTCGCGCCGCCGAATGGGCGTGTATGGATCCGCCAAGACCGGCCGACTGCGCACCCCCGCCAAGCCGCGCATTTCGCGCTCCACCCAGCCGCGCAACGCCGCCGCGGAACGGGAGCGCAGTTCCGCGATCAGGGCGCGTTCGGCCACCACATCGGGCACCACGCGCTTGGCGGCGTCGGTGGGGGTGGCGGCGCGCAGGTCGGCGACATTATCCAGCACCGGATTGTCCGGTTCGTGCCCGATTGCAGACACCACGGGGGTGCGGGCCGCGGCCACCGCGCGCTGCAAGGCCTCCTCCGAAAACGGCAGCAGGTCCTCCACCGAACCCCCGCCGCGCGCGATAATAATCACGTCTACCTCGGGGTTTGCGTCCAGGGTCTCCAACGCGGCGATCACCTCCGGAACCGTGCCCGCCCCCTGCACCGCGGTATTGATCACCTCGAAACGCACCTCCGGCCAGCGATCCTTGGCCACGCTCAGCACATCCCGCTCCGCAGCCGAACCACGCCCGGTGATCAGCCCCACGCAGCGCGGAAGGTAGGGGAGCGGCCGCTTGCGCGCGGCGTCGAAAAGCCCTTCCTGGGCGAGCTGTTTGCGCAATTGTTCTATGCGCGCCAGGAGCTCCCCAATGCCCACCGGGCGAATCTCCGTAGCCCACAACGAAAAGGAGCCGCGGCCGGCATAGAACGCAGGTTTGGCGTAGGCAATCACGCGGTCGCCGTCGCGTAACGACGCCCCGCGCAACAACGCCGTCGCGCACGTGACCTGCACGCTCGCTTCCGCCTCCGTATCGCGCAGCGTCAGGTACGACAACTTCCAGGAGGGCTTCATATTTACCTGGGTGAGTTGCCCCTCCACCCAAATATGCCCCAACCTTTCGACCCAAGACTTCACCTTCGCGTTGACTTCGCGGACGGGCCACGGGTGTTCGGGAGTGTTAGCCACCTTGAAAAACTCACTTTCCTCGTGGGTGAACGCACCCATTGTAGGTGTTGTTCGTTACTCTGTATCGCATGACCGCACCCAAGAAGATTTTGCTTGCTGCACCCCGCGGCTATTGCGCTGGCGTGGATCGCGCAGTGGAAACCGTGGAACGTGCCCTAGAGAAATACGGCGCGCCAGTATATGTACGTAAGGAAATCGTCCATAACCGGTATGTGGTAGACACCCTGGCAAAGCGGGGCGCGATTTTTGTAGACGAAACCACCGAAGTCCCGGAAGGCTCCCACCTGGTGTTTTCCGCCCACGGCGTGAGCCCAGCCGTGCATGCGGAAGCCCGCGAACTATCCCTGCAAACCCTCGACGCCACCTGCCCGCTGGTGACCAAGGTGCACAACGAGGTCAAGCGCTTCGCCCGCGCCGGATACCAAATCCTGCTGATCGGCCACGAAGGCCACGAAGAAGTGGAAGGCACCGCGGGGGAGGCCCCTGACGTGGTACACCTTGTAGACGGCGTGGAATCCGTGGACCGCCTCAGCTTCCCCGACGATGAAAAACTCGTGTGGCTTTCCCAAACCACCCTGTCCGTCGATGAAACGATGCAGATTGTGCGGCTGCTCAAGGCGAAATTCCCGCACCTGGCGGACCCGCCCAGCGACGATATTTGCTACGCCACCCAGAACCGGCAGGTGGCGGTGAAGGCGATCGCCGAGCAATGCCAGCTTATGATCGTTGTCGGTTCGCAAAACTCTTCGAACTCAAAGCGGCTCGTTGAAGTGGCCCTGCAGCACGGCGCGGAGGCCAGCTACCTGGTGGATTACGCCACCCAGGTAGACCCCGCATGGTTGGAAGGCGTGCACACCATCGGCGTCACCTCCGGCGCCTCCGTGCCGGAAATCCTAGTGCGCGAGGTCCTCGAACTGCTTGCCGAACATGGCTATACCAACGTGGAAGAAGTAACCACCGCCGCCGAAAAGCTCGTATTTGCCCTGCCCCGGGTGCTGCGGCCCGCGGATCGGGCGAAACGCTAGCGATATAGGTTGTTGGGGGTGCTCATCTGTCGATGGGGTGTGCTCTCACCTGCCGATGGGTTGTGCGCCACGACCATCGCGGCGATGGGTTGTGCGCAACCGCTGACCTGGGCTCGTCTTTCTATTCTTCATTCGGGGGTCTAACGAAGAAATTCAGGACGAATCTGGCCCAAAAAGGCTGCAAATCGTCTTTTTATTCTTCGTTGAGGTGCCCAATGAAGAAATTCAGGACGATCGCAGGTCAACGGCTGCACACAACCTATCAGGGCAAGCTGTTGGCAAGGCCGTTCCACACATGCAAGGTCGAATGTTCCCGAACCATCGGCCCCGCCACATCTGCCTCAGGCAGATCTGACAGGGCAAGTTCGGCGTCCTGCGGAAACACCACCAACCGGCGGCCGCCGTGTCGAATCTGCCTGAGCGCGGGAGAGTGGCAGCCGATTTCACTGCTCCAAATCACCAAAGCGCCGATCGGTTGGACACAACCTCCCTGCCGCCGGTTGTGGCCGAGGTGCCGATGGGTTGTGCGCAACCGCTGACCTGGGCTCGTCTTTCTATTCTTCATTCGGGGGTCTTACGAAGAAATTCCGGACGATCGCAGGTCAACGGCTGCACACAACCTATCGGCAGGCAGGGGCCAGCGGAACTTCCCAGACGATGAGGGTTGAGCTTCGCGAAATGAACCCGTCGTCCTGCCCTGATTCAGGCAGATCCGACAGGGCAAGTTCGGTGTCCTGCGGAAACACCGTCCCGCGCACCTCAACATGTCACATCTGCCTGGCTGCGCAGGATCTGCCTTGGTTTCAAAGCGGATTATCCTGGGGAAATGCAGCCCGCGCTAGATCTGCCTCAGGCAGATTTGCACGTGGCTGGTAGCAATAGTGCAGCAATTGGGTGGGATCGTATGCGACGCGTCCCGTTTTGCCCCGCCCCAAGTACCGCGCGTACCCCGAGTGCCCCGCCCCGAGTACCCCGAGTACCCCGGGCCCTGCGAAACGCTAGCGAGACGCTAGCGATATAGGTCGTCGTGCCGCGAGGCCGCCCGCCGTTGCCGCATCAATTCCTGCACCGTCACCTGGGAAGATTGGGATTGTGCGCGATGCGTGCGGCGGGTCCGTACCGAGGTGCGCGCCCGGCTGGCCTGCTCCGCGCGTTCCTGGTTGATTTTGCGCACCTTTTGTTGCTTGACGGCCGTCCGGCGAACCGCACGTACTTGCGCATTGCGCGCCAGCAGCCAGCGCGCGAAGGCAATCACCACGGTAATCACCGTCACCGTCATCAGGAATGGGAATTGTTCCGTCAGGGGATACACGGCCGTAATGATCTCCGTGCGCGTGATCGGCCCATCCGCTCCGGGAAGCATCCGCCCCACCAGCCACGCCGTAATTGGCATGGCCACCCCGAACGCAAATGGCAGCTGCGCCGTGGTGATAAACAGCCCGCGCGGCTCCACGAACAGCACCGCCACGATGGCGCCGGCCGCGAAGCACCACAAGAATTCCGCGCCGAGCTCCTTAAAGTTCATGCTCAACAACGCGCCCGTAATAAGCGAGGCAAAGATTATCGACGTCGCGGACCACACCGGCACCCCAAAGCGGGCGGCGGCGGGGAGGCGATCAGGCGAGGTTCGATAGTGTTGAGTCACGGGGCGTTATTCTACCGGGGTCAGGAGCGAAATACATGTAGGATATCTTGCAATCTGGATAAGCTGGGGGTGGCCGTGTCTTCGCGCCGCGCCGCCCGCATTTTCCGGCCGGCTTCTTCACCTTCCTGTGCGGTCAGCGAGCCCACCAACGTGGCAAATTCGATGTCCGCCGCGCGTTTCTCCCCAGAGCGCAGTGCGATCAGGTCGCTCAAGTAGCGCAGCAGCACCGCCAGCATCGCCGCCGTGGGCACCGCCAAGAACGCGCCGATAATACCGAACAAACTTCCGCCCAAGGTCACCGAAATCAAAATGACCACCGGATGCAGGTTCATCGCCCGCGATTGCACCATCGGTTGCAGGATATTGCCCTCCAATTGCTGCACCAGGATCACCAGGCCGAGGACCAGGAAGGCGGTGGTGGTCCCGTGGGACACAAAGGCGATCATTACGGCCAATGCGCCCGCAACTACCGCACCCACGATGGGGATAAACCCCGCGATAAAGGTCAATGTGCCCAACGCCAAGGCCATGGGGACGCCGAGCAATGCCAGCCCAAGGCCGATAAACACGGCGTCGACAAACGACACGAGTGCCTGAGCGCGAATAAACCCCGCCAACGTAATCCACGCGCGGGTAAACAACTCCGTCAGATGCCAGCCGACCCGGCGGCCCGTCACCTCACGCAACCAGGGCATAAACCGCGGCCCGTCCTTGAGGAAGAAAAACGTGAGCACCAAGACGATACCGATGGTGACTAGCACCGAAGACGCCACGCCCAAACCCGCGAACAGCTCGCCGGCGATCGTGCCGGATTGCTGCTGCAGCCAAGTCGCGGCGTCGGAAAACCAGCCGTTTAGATCCTCGCCATTGATATGCAGCGGCGGGCCCTGCAACCACAATTGCAGGCGCTGCACACCCTCGAAGGCCTGGAAAAACAACGTCTGCGATTGGTTCACAATGCTCGGCGCGATCAAACCGATCAGCCCGCCGAAAAACGCGAGCGTGCCCAGGATCGTAATAATCGCCGACAACGCGGGCGGCACCCCGCGGCGCTGCATCCAGCCGGTGGGCGTCCACAGCACCGAAGACAAGATCAAAGCGATGAAGATGGGGAGCAGGCCGCGCCAAAACTTACTCATGACGTACCACGTCACCCACGACGTGGCCGCGATCACAAGCAGGCGCAGGCACCACCAGGTGAAGGTTTTCATGCCTTCGGCGATGACTTCGAACCGGTCAATCGAGTCATGCGCCTCCAGCTCCTGAAACGCCTGGGTGGCCTCGCCCCGGAAATCCTTATCGTTCACGCTATCCATATTGCCAAAGAACGCGAAAAGCCTCCCGAAGGAGGCCCGCTTGTTTTAGTGATCGTGTTCGTGTGAGATCAACACATCATCGGTAGCGTATTCCGAGGTGCCCAGTTCGCCGGACATTTCGTCCGGGTTGCGGCGCAACGCCAAGATGCTCACGATGAGGCCACCCCAGATCACCACGATAAACAGGACCATCATCATAATTGCGATGCCACTCATTGCTCTTCCTTTCCGGGGTTAGCTCAGGCCGTTGGTGTCGGTGTACTGCTCGGCGGCGAAACCGGCGGCGCGGCGCGGGGTGTACTTTCGGGGACGATCGATCGTGCGTTCGCTATCGGGGTCGACGCCGAAGTCCGAGCCGGGCGGGCCGATCAGGCTGGTGCCGTTCTGCCACGGGATCAACGCCAGCAGCAGCGAGGACACGCCGATCACCGCCAGCACGCCCCAGCCATACCAGCCGAGCTGGGACATCGAATAGCCCTCGTACGGTTCCCGGATCAGGCTAATAAGCTCCTGCAACAGGGTGTAGCCCAGCACGATGGTGGTCACATTGACCACGCAGATGCGCCACACCGTGCCCACCTTAAACGAAGACACCGCATTGAGGTGCAGGGAGAACTCGTCGATGCGGCGCATGACCCAGTCCAGCAGCACGATGGTGATCAGCGCGACGGAAACGATGCCGATCTGGTTGGTGTACTTATCCATGATATCCAGCGTGACCAGCGCGGAGGTGGTGGAAAACAGCGCCAGCGACAGCAGGCCCATGACCACACCCACGGCGATGGCGGTGGATTTGCGCGGCAGGTTCAGCTTGTCCTTCACCGCGGAAACAACAACCTCCAGCAGGGAGAACAGCGAGGTAAAGCCGGCGATGGTCAGGCTGCCGAAGAACAACACGCCGAAGATCGGGCCCAGCGCCATCTGATTGATAATGGTGGGGAAGGCGAAGAACGCTAGGCCGATACCGGAGGTGGCAACGTCCTGCACCTCGGTGTTTTGCTGGAAGGCCATAAAGCCCAGGGCCGCGAACACGCCGATGCCCGCCAGCACCTCGAAGGAGGAGTTTGCAAAGGCGGTGACCAGGCCCGTGCCGGTCAGGTTCGTGCGGGGCTTCAGGTAGGACGAATACGTCAACATAATGCCGAAACCGACGGACAAGGAGAAGAAGATCTGGCCGTACGCCGCCACCCACACGCTCGGATTGGACAGCGCGCCCCAATCGGGCGTGAAGAAGGCGTTCAGGCCCGCCGCCGCACCCGGCAGGAACAGCGCCTGCAGCACCACGATGATAAATAGCGCGGTCAGGATCGGCATAAAGATCTTGGACACCTTGCCGATGCCTTCGTCCACACCCATGGCCAGGACCACGATCGCCAGCACCCACACCAGCGCCAGCGCCACGGCGATCTGCGGCACGATGGAGAAGGAGAAGGTGACGGAGGGGTCCATCTGCAGGAAGTCCTTGAGGAAGTAGTCCTGCGGGTTATCGCCCCACGCCATATTGAAGGATTTCACCGTGTACAGGCCGGCCCATGCGATAATGGCGGCGTAGTAGATGGTGATAAAGAAGGAGATGCCTACCTGCACCCAGCCGATGGGTTCCGCCCAGGATTTCACGCGACGGAACACCAGCGGGGCGGAGCCGCGGAAGCGGTGGCCCAGGGTGTAGTCGAGGAAGAGCAGGGGGATACCTGCGGTCAGTAGCGCCACCAGATAGGGGACAAGGAACGCGCCGCCGCCGTTATCATAAGCGACGTATGGGAAGCGCCAAATATTTCCGAGGCCGACCGCGGAGCCGATGGCGGCGAGCAGGAACGCGATGCGGGTGGAAAATACTTCGCGACGAGGTGATTCAGCCATGGTCGGCCTTTCCGTCGATGGTATGGATACCGGTAGAAAACTTACAGAACTTCGCAGCGAAACTCAGGAAATTCCGAAAATCATCTCACGCTGTGGGCAGATATTAGCATAGCGTTCCATATATTGGAATACATTTGGGTGGCGGAACTCACTCTCCGCGGAGTTTCCGCTGCTCAAGCACCCAATCGGCGTACCCTTGCACACCTGCGGGGAGGGTAGGGAAGATGCGGTCCCGCCCCACACGATCGATCACACCGGCGTCTTCAAACTGCCGAAACAGCTCCCGTTTGACCCGCGCCATGGCGAACACGATGCCGCGCCGTTTTAATTGCTTTCGCAGCTCATTCACAGCGTCGATAGCCGTCAGATCAATCTCCACGTTCGCCTCGGCGTTGAGCAAAAACCACCGCACGCGGGAGGGCGCGGCGTCGATAGCCGCCAAAGCGCGCGTAACAAAGTCGTCAGCGTTTGCGAAAAACAGCGGCGAGTCATAGCGATACACCAGCAAACCAGGCACTTGCTTTGCGACGTCGTAATCCACCACGTTGTGCATCCCCGCCAAGCCATCCACGTACCCGAGCACCCCATCGTTAGGCTTGGTCAGGCGGCGCAGCAGATCAATAATGCTCAATGCCACGGCGATGGCGATCCCCTCCAGGACGCCCAGCGTGGCCACCGCGACGGCCGTAGTGAGCGCCAACAATAGCTCGCTAGTGCGAAACCTTGCGATGCGAATCCATTCACCCGGATCGATCAGCTTCCCCGCCGCCACGATCACGATCGCGCCAAGCGACGCCGCCGGGAAATGCGATAGCGCGGGCGCCAAAAACAGCAGGGTGAGCACCACCGCGGCGGCGGCAACCAGCGAATACACTTGCGTCCGCGCGTGCATCACCCGCGCCAGCACCGTCCGGCTCCCGCTGGAACTCACCGGGAACCCGCCGGTAAGGCCCGTACCGATATTCACCAGGCCCAACGCCAAACGCTCCTGGTTCGCATCGATGCGCGGCTCCTTGCCCCGGCGAAACGCGCGCGCCGTCAGCATATTGTCCGAATACGCCACCACCGTGATCCCGATCGCCGCATTGAGCAACGCCACCACATTGATATCGCCAAGCGCGGGCAGGCCCAAGTTCGGCACCCCGCGGGGCAGCTCCCCGATGACCTTGACGCCCTGCTCATCCAGGCCCGCGGCCCACACGATTGCCGTGGAAACCACGATCACAATGAGCGGGGCCGGCCAGGTTGGCAAAAACCGAAACAATAAGACTAGGGCCACAATGCATCCCGCCGCCAAGAGCAATGTGGGCAGGTGCGCTTCCCCTAGGCGTCGGACTAGGTCCCAGGCGGCCACCAGGTCATGATCGCCCCGCGCATCAATCTTGGTGATGGTGTCCAGCTGGCTGAGCACCATCAACACGGCCACGCCCGCCAGATAGCCGACCAGCACCGGTTTCGAAAGAAATTCCGAGATAAAGCCCAGCCGCATAATAAAACCCACGATCGCGACCGCGCCTACCGTTAGCGCCAATAAGGCCGCCATCTGCGCGGTCCGTTCCGCATTCGCGTTCGGTCCCGCCAGCGCCGCGATACCCGCGGCCGTCATCAATGCCGTCGTGGACTCCGGGCCCACCGACATGCACCGCGAAGTCCCCACAAACGCATACAGAACCAACGGAACAATCGCCGACCACAGGCCAACCACCGGCGGCAACCCGGCGATCGTGGCATACGCCATGACCTGGGGCACTAGGTAAGCTGCGACGGTGATGCCAGCCAGGACGTCGAAACGCAACCAGCGACGCTGATAGCCCCGCAAAACCGCAAACCCCACAGCGCTCTGGGCGCGCGCAGGAGGATTCGGCTCCCCGCCGCCGAGCGAAGACATCAAATCTCGAATAGGCCCAGGTGGGCCCGAAGGCACGCCGCTATCCATAGCACGAGCCTAGCTGCAAACTGGAAGGTTGATAGGATCAAAACCCGTGAGCCTTACCCTTGGAATCGTCGGACTGCCCAATGTGGGCAAATCCACGCTATTTAACGCCCTGACCCGCAGCGAAGTCCTCGCGGCAAACTACCCCTTTGCCACCATCGAACCGAACGTAGGTTTGGTGGAATTGCCGGACGAACGCCTGCACAAACTCGCCGAAATCTTCGGCTCCGAACGCATCCTGCCCGCGACCGTCACATTCGTAGACATCGCCGGCATTGTCAAGGGCGCCTCCGAAGGGAAAGGCCGCGGCAACGCCTTCCTATCAAATATTCGCGACGCCGACGCCATCTGCCAGGTAGTACGTGCGTTCGCCGACGAAAACGTGATCCACGAGCACGGGCAGGTAGACCCCCGCGCCGATATCGACGTGATCAATACCGAACTTATCCTCGCGGACCTGCAAACCGTGGAAAAAGCGCTGCCACGCTTGGAAAAGGAAGCCAAAAAAGACAAAGAACTCGCCGAGGTTGTCGCAGCGACGAAACAAGCCCAGGCGATCCTGGAAGACGGGCGCACCCTGTACACCGCCAGCCGCAACGGCGAAATCGACCTCGCACTGGTGCGCGAACTACACCTTATGACGGCCAAGCCCTTCCTCTACGTATTCAACTCCGACGAAGCCGTACTCACCGACGAAGCCCGCAAGGACGAACTCCGCGCATTGGTGGCGCCCGCCGACTGCGTATTCTTGGACGCGAAAACCGAAACCGAACTGCTGGAGCTAGACGCCGAAGAAGCCGCCGAACTCCTCGAATCCGTAGGCCAAACCGAGCCCGGCCTGCACTCCCTAGCACACGCCGGATTTGCCACGCTGGGGCTGCAAACCTACCTCACCGCAGGGCCAAAAGAAGCCCGCGCTTGGACCATCCACAAAGGCGACACCGCACCCAAAGCCGCCGGCGTGATCCACACCGACTTCGAACGCGGCTTTATCAAAGCGGA
Proteins encoded:
- a CDS encoding DUF4245 domain-containing protein; its protein translation is MFQDGKDISMTLLVLLVLMLLSVGFTGLCSFNPGAPENGPVRAVDARQFLDLEARAMKFPVRLPEVPEGWTANSARRTSVNQQPAPVIGWVTKDGAYLQLTQTDAPVDKAIKTIKEPSDEVDPVTVAGQSFRHFVPTDGSGDDTWIADLGDVRFIILGTAGDQEFEQLASAAVRAQPIAIS
- the metS gene encoding methionine/alanine import NSS transporter subunit MetS — encoded protein: MSGIAIMMMVLFIVVIWGGLIVSILALRRNPDEMSGELGTSEYATDDVLISHEHDH
- the ychF gene encoding redox-regulated ATPase YchF, coding for MSLTLGIVGLPNVGKSTLFNALTRSEVLAANYPFATIEPNVGLVELPDERLHKLAEIFGSERILPATVTFVDIAGIVKGASEGKGRGNAFLSNIRDADAICQVVRAFADENVIHEHGQVDPRADIDVINTELILADLQTVEKALPRLEKEAKKDKELAEVVAATKQAQAILEDGRTLYTASRNGEIDLALVRELHLMTAKPFLYVFNSDEAVLTDEARKDELRALVAPADCVFLDAKTETELLELDAEEAAELLESVGQTEPGLHSLAHAGFATLGLQTYLTAGPKEARAWTIHKGDTAPKAAGVIHTDFERGFIKAEVVSFDDLVAAGSMAEAKAAGKVRQEGKDYVMADGDVVEFKFNV
- a CDS encoding 4-hydroxy-3-methylbut-2-enyl diphosphate reductase produces the protein MTAPKKILLAAPRGYCAGVDRAVETVERALEKYGAPVYVRKEIVHNRYVVDTLAKRGAIFVDETTEVPEGSHLVFSAHGVSPAVHAEARELSLQTLDATCPLVTKVHNEVKRFARAGYQILLIGHEGHEEVEGTAGEAPDVVHLVDGVESVDRLSFPDDEKLVWLSQTTLSVDETMQIVRLLKAKFPHLADPPSDDICYATQNRQVAVKAIAEQCQLMIVVGSQNSSNSKRLVEVALQHGAEASYLVDYATQVDPAWLEGVHTIGVTSGASVPEILVREVLELLAEHGYTNVEEVTTAAEKLVFALPRVLRPADRAKR
- a CDS encoding exodeoxyribonuclease VII small subunit, with the protein product MNNIGSGTPQPFTPVDELSYEAARDELVEIVKILELGQMSLDESLAFWERGEALAKRCEEHLAGARARVEEAIGRAEAD
- a CDS encoding DUF6542 domain-containing protein, with the translated sequence MTQHYRTSPDRLPAAARFGVPVWSATSIIFASLITGALLSMNFKELGAEFLWCFAAGAIVAVLFVEPRGLFITTAQLPFAFGVAMPITAWLVGRMLPGADGPITRTEIITAVYPLTEQFPFLMTVTVITVVIAFARWLLARNAQVRAVRRTAVKQQKVRKINQERAEQASRARTSVRTRRTHRAQSQSSQVTVQELMRQRRAASRHDDLYR
- a CDS encoding AI-2E family transporter codes for the protein MNDKDFRGEATQAFQELEAHDSIDRFEVIAEGMKTFTWWCLRLLVIAATSWVTWYVMSKFWRGLLPIFIALILSSVLWTPTGWMQRRGVPPALSAIITILGTLAFFGGLIGLIAPSIVNQSQTLFFQAFEGVQRLQLWLQGPPLHINGEDLNGWFSDAATWLQQQSGTIAGELFAGLGVASSVLVTIGIVLVLTFFFLKDGPRFMPWLREVTGRRVGWHLTELFTRAWITLAGFIRAQALVSFVDAVFIGLGLALLGVPMALALGTLTFIAGFIPIVGAVVAGALAVMIAFVSHGTTTAFLVLGLVILVQQLEGNILQPMVQSRAMNLHPVVILISVTLGGSLFGIIGAFLAVPTAAMLAVLLRYLSDLIALRSGEKRAADIEFATLVGSLTAQEGEEAGRKMRAARREDTATPSLSRLQDILHVFRS
- a CDS encoding sodium-dependent transporter — its product is MAESPRREVFSTRIAFLLAAIGSAVGLGNIWRFPYVAYDNGGGAFLVPYLVALLTAGIPLLFLDYTLGHRFRGSAPLVFRRVKSWAEPIGWVQVGISFFITIYYAAIIAWAGLYTVKSFNMAWGDNPQDYFLKDFLQMDPSVTFSFSIVPQIAVALALVWVLAIVVLAMGVDEGIGKVSKIFMPILTALFIIVVLQALFLPGAAAGLNAFFTPDWGALSNPSVWVAAYGQIFFSLSVGFGIMLTYSSYLKPRTNLTGTGLVTAFANSSFEVLAGIGVFAALGFMAFQQNTEVQDVATSGIGLAFFAFPTIINQMALGPIFGVLFFGSLTIAGFTSLFSLLEVVVSAVKDKLNLPRKSTAIAVGVVMGLLSLALFSTTSALVTLDIMDKYTNQIGIVSVALITIVLLDWVMRRIDEFSLHLNAVSSFKVGTVWRICVVNVTTIVLGYTLLQELISLIREPYEGYSMSQLGWYGWGVLAVIGVSSLLLALIPWQNGTSLIGPPGSDFGVDPDSERTIDRPRKYTPRRAAGFAAEQYTDTNGLS
- the xseA gene encoding exodeoxyribonuclease VII large subunit gives rise to the protein MGAFTHEESEFFKVANTPEHPWPVREVNAKVKSWVERLGHIWVEGQLTQVNMKPSWKLSYLTLRDTEAEASVQVTCATALLRGASLRDGDRVIAYAKPAFYAGRGSFSLWATEIRPVGIGELLARIEQLRKQLAQEGLFDAARKRPLPYLPRCVGLITGRGSAAERDVLSVAKDRWPEVRFEVINTAVQGAGTVPEVIAALETLDANPEVDVIIIARGGGSVEDLLPFSEEALQRAVAAARTPVVSAIGHEPDNPVLDNVADLRAATPTDAAKRVVPDVVAERALIAELRSRSAAALRGWVEREMRGLAGVRSRPVLADPYTPIRRREEEIEQGLRLMRRDIVQLVRRAEAETAALRARIGSLGPAATLARGYAIVQVGADVVTSIEQAPPGSQLRIRVGDGSITAASIGTTPAN
- a CDS encoding SulP family inorganic anion transporter yields the protein MDSGVPSGPPGPIRDLMSSLGGGEPNPPARAQSAVGFAVLRGYQRRWLRFDVLAGITVAAYLVPQVMAYATIAGLPPVVGLWSAIVPLVLYAFVGTSRCMSVGPESTTALMTAAGIAALAGPNANAERTAQMAALLALTVGAVAIVGFIMRLGFISEFLSKPVLVGYLAGVAVLMVLSQLDTITKIDARGDHDLVAAWDLVRRLGEAHLPTLLLAAGCIVALVLLFRFLPTWPAPLIVIVVSTAIVWAAGLDEQGVKVIGELPRGVPNLGLPALGDINVVALLNAAIGITVVAYSDNMLTARAFRRGKEPRIDANQERLALGLVNIGTGLTGGFPVSSSGSRTVLARVMHARTQVYSLVAAAAVVLTLLFLAPALSHFPAASLGAIVIVAAGKLIDPGEWIRIARFRTSELLLALTTAVAVATLGVLEGIAIAVALSIIDLLRRLTKPNDGVLGYVDGLAGMHNVVDYDVAKQVPGLLVYRYDSPLFFANADDFVTRALAAIDAAPSRVRWFLLNAEANVEIDLTAIDAVNELRKQLKRRGIVFAMARVKRELFRQFEDAGVIDRVGRDRIFPTLPAGVQGYADWVLEQRKLRGE